From one Humulus lupulus chromosome 8, drHumLupu1.1, whole genome shotgun sequence genomic stretch:
- the LOC133798613 gene encoding ABC transporter G family member 24-like codes for MSFQKLEALNSGILIFLGVVVLSFFNLGRCQDVRDYDQFNNSKVLPLITEAAYRRLSDLTDHLSRDLGNQFSFCIKDPQDDWNRAFNFSNNLDFLSSCIAKTKGDIANRLCTVAEMNFYFKSLFPGALTDNYLKPNRNCNLTSWVSGCEPGWACSVVDLEEPVDLRKSEDMPARTQGCDTCCEGFFCPHGITCMIPCPLGSYCPLATLNKTTGVCEPYRYQLPPGKPEHTCGGANIWADDGSSSEVFCPAGSYCPSTTKKSNCSSGHYCRMGSTYEQGCFKLASCDPNTESQDIQAYGMLLIAALGILLLIIYNCSDQVLTTRQRRLTKSREAAARSAKETVKARRRWTSAKNAVKKHASGLQVQLSRTFSPKRDATDPEKHKILEHYNPKSDDDMSSTNSTDFGIFMTSSVQSEGKLKEHRDLMHRIHEIEENPENFEGFSFDIANNSAVNPSKGKQMSTDSQIFKYAYAQLEKEKAQQQEFKDLTFSRVIKMATDNRIRKRPLIEISFKDLTLTLKGKNKHILRCVTGNIKPGRITSVMGPSGAGKTTLLSAIAGKAVGCSMSGLILINGKNESIHSYKKIIGFVPQDDIVHGNLTVEENLWFSAKCRLSVDLQKPDKVLVVERVIESLGLQAVRNSLVGTVEKRGISGGQRKRVNVGLEMVMEPSLLILDEPTSGLDSATSQQLLRALRREALEGVNVCMVVHQPSYALFKMFDDLILLAKGGLTVYHGPVKKVEDYFAGLGIIIPDRVNPPDHFIDILEGIVMPDRGAKVDYKELPVRWMIHKGYRIPPDLRPNTMDIASSSTSVESNDVESNEPNPTDAEMEEQSFAEELWQDVKNNVVLHQDKIRLNFLSTKDLSRRRTPGVFQQYKYFLGRVGKQRLREAKSQAVDYFILLLAGACLGSLSSMSDKFGAAAYTYTIIAVSLLCKIAALRSFSMDRLHYWRESSSGMSSLAYFLAKDTIDLFNTLVKPVVYLSTFYFLTNPRSSFGDNYTVLLSLVYCVTGIAYAFAIFFDQGTAQLWSVLLPVVLTLISSRTTGSKIVKTFAEFCYPRWALEAFVIGNAERHYGVWLITRCGNLQGFGYDLHDWTLCILVLFLIGVISRALAFVGMITFQKK; via the exons ATGAGCTTTCAGAAACTTGAAGCTCTCAACTCTGGTATCCTTATCTTTCTGGGTGTTGTCGTTTTGAGCTTCTTTAATCTTGGGCGGTGCCAAGATGTTAGAGACTATGACCAGTTCAACAATTCTAAGGTTCTTCCTCTTATCACAGAGGCTGCTTATAGACGTCTCTCCGACCTCACTGATCATCTCAGTCGTGATCTTGGCAACCAGTTTAGTTTCTGCATTAAGGATCC GCAGGATGATTGGAACCGGGCATttaatttttccaacaatttagaCTTCTTGTCTTCTTGCATTGCAAAAACCAAAG GTGATATTGCAAATCGTTTGTGTACTGTAGCAGAAATGAACTTCTACTTTAAAAGTTTGTTTCCCGGAGCTCTGactgataattatttaaaacccAATAGGAACTGTAATTTAACGTCTTGGGTTTCTGGTTGTGAACCGGGATGGGCCTGTAGTGTTGTTGATCTTGAAGAGCCAGTTGACCTTAGAAAGTCAGAGGACATGCCTGCGAGAACTCAAGGCTGTGACACTTGTTGTGAGGGCTTTTTCTGTCCTCATGGTATTACATGCATGATAC CTTGCCCATTGGGTTCTTATTGTCCCCTTGCAACACTCAATAAAACAACCGGTGTATGTGAACC ATACCGGTACCAACTACCTCCAGGAAAGCCAGAACATACTTGTGGAGGGGCTAACATTTGGGCTGATGATGGGAGTAGTAGTGAGGTGTTTTGTCCAGCGGGATCATATTGCCCTTCAACAACAAAAAAGTCTAATTGCAGCAGTGG ACATTATTGTAGGATGGGTTCTACATATGAGCAAG GTTGCTTCAAGTTGGCCAGTTGTGATCCAAATACAGAAAGCCAAGACATACAAGCATATGGGATGCTGCTTATA GCAGCTTTAGGTATTCTTCTACTGATTATTTACAACTGTTCTGACCAAGTTCTAACCACTAGACAAAGGAGATTGACTAAATCCAGAGAAGCAGCTGCCAGAAGTGCAAAGGAGACGGTCAAAGCACGCCGGAGGTGGACATCTGCCAAAAATGCTGTCAAGAAGCATGCAAGTGGATTGCAAGTTCAATTATCTCGCACATTTTCTCCAAAAAGAGATGCTACAGATCCCGAGAAACACAAGATTTTGGAACATTACAATCCTAAAAGTGATGATGATATGTCATCTACAAATTCAACTGATTTTGGTATATTTATGACCTCATCTGTGCAATCAGAAGGAAAGCTAAAGGAACATAGGGATCTCATGCATAGAATACATGAGATTGAAGAAAATCCAGAGAATTTTGAAGGTTTCAGTTTTGATATAGCAAATAATAGTGCAGTTAATCCGTCTAAGGGAAAGCAAATGAGTACCGACAGCCAAATTTTCAAGTATGCATATGCTCAACTTGAGAAAGAGAAAGCTCAGCAACAAGAATTCAAGGATCTTACCTTCTCAAGGGTGATCAAAATGGCTACGGATAACAGAATCAGGAAGCGGCCTTTAATTGAGATTTCTTTTAAAGATCTAACCCTTACTTTGAAAGGCAAAAACAAACATATTTTAAGATGTGTTACTGGTAATATCAAGCCGGGTCGCATTACATCTGTCATGGGCCCATCAGGTGCTGGCAAAACGACACTTCTTTCTGCAATAGCAGGAAAGGCAGTTGGATGCAGTATGTCTGGGTTAATTTTAATAAATGGAAAAAATGAATCAATTCATTCTTATAAGAAAATCATAGGTTTTGTGCCCCAAGATGATATTGTTCATGGAAACTTGACAGTGGAAGAGAATCTATGGTTCAGTGCAAAATGCAG ACTATCAGTGGACTTGCAGAAACCAGATAAAGTTTTGGTTGTTGAAAGAGTTATTGAGTCTTTGGGGCTTCAGGCAGTAAGGAATTCTTTGGTTGGAACAGTTGAGAAGCGGGGGATATCTGGAGGTCAGAGAAAAAGAGTTAATGTTGGATTGGAGATGGTTATGGAACCTTCACTTTTGATCTTGGATGAACCTACATCTGGTTTGGACAGTGCAACCTCTCAGCAACTTCTTAGAGCACTTAGGCGTGAAGCTCTCGAGGGAGTCAATGTCTGCATGGTGGTTCACCAACCAAG CTATGCCTTGTTCAAGATGTTTGATGATTTGATCCTCCTGGCAAAGGGTGGTCTTACTGTGTATCATGGACCTGTGAAGAAAGTGGAAGATTACTTTGCAGGGCTTGGGATAATTATCCCTGATCGTGTAAATCCACCGGATCACTTCATTGACATTTTAGAGGGTATTGTAATGCCAGATAGAGGTGCAAAAGTAGATTATAAAGAGCTTCCTGTCAGATGGATGATTCATAAAGGGTACAGAATACCCCCTGATTTGAGGCCGAATACAATGGATATTGCGTCATCCTCAACATCTGTGGAGTCTAATGATGTTGAGTCTAATGAACCAAATCCTACTGATGCTGAGATGGAAGAACAGTCTTTTGCCGAAGAGTTATGGCAAGATGTGAAAAATAATGTGGTGCTGCACCAGGATAAGATTCGGCTCAATTTTTTGAGTACCAAAGATTTATCAAGACGAAGAACCCCTGGTGTATTCCAACAATATAAATACTTCCTTGGGAG GGTTGGTAAACAGAGACTTCGAGAAGCTAAATCACAAGCTgttgattattttattttattacttGCGGGAGCTTGCTTAGGATCACTTTCTAGTATGAGTGATAAATTTGGTGCAGCTGCTTATACTTATACCATTATTGCAGTTT CTCTTCTCTGCAAAATTGCTGCTTTGAGATCATTTTCCATGGATAGGTTACACTACTGGAGAGAAAGTTCCTCTGGCATGAGCAGTTTGGCTTATTTTCTAGCTAAGGATACCATTGACCTTTTCAATACACTGGTCAAACCTGTGGTTTATCTGTCAACATTCTATTTCCTCACCAATCCAAGATCTTCCTTCGGAGATAATTATACTGTTCTTCTCAGCCTTGTTTATTGTGTTACCGGTATAGCATATGCATTTGCCATCTTCTTCGATCAAGGCACAGCTCAGCTG TGGTCGGTACTTCTTCCAGTTGTCCTGACTCTTATCTCGTCACGAACAACAGGAAGTAAAATTGTCAAGACTTTTGCTGAGTTTTGCTACCCTAGGTGGGCTTTAGAAGCATTTGTGATTGGTAATGCTGAAAG GCACTATGGAGTCTGGCTGATAACTCGGTGTGGCAATCTTCAGGGGTTTGGCTATGATCTTCATGATTGGACTCTGTGCATACTAGTACTCTTCCTCATCGGTGTTATTAGCCGTGCACTTGCCTTCGTTGGCATGATAACTTTTCAAAAGAAGTGA
- the LOC133796228 gene encoding uncharacterized mitochondrial protein AtMg00810-like: MLIYVDATIVTGPNLTHIQRLISYLIQDFALKDMGDLHYFLEVEVLRTAGVLHLSQSKYIFDLLKRASMTDCKLLPTLADGSQYWSVVGASQYCTLTRLDIAFSVNKACQYMHSPTEYHLLVVNRILRYLAGTITHGLLYNSSPDLSVTCFTDAEWASCPNDHHSTSAFCIFLGMNIVSWSSYKQKIVSRSSIESNYRILANGTAELLSL, translated from the coding sequence ATGCTTATTTATGTTGATGCCACCATTGTTACTGGTCCTAATCTTACCCACATTCAACGACTGATTTCTTATCTTATACAAGATTTTGCTCTCAAGGACATGGGTGATTTACATTATTTTCTTGAGGTTGAAGTTCTTCGTACTGCTGGTGTTCTTCATCTAAGTCagtcaaaatatatttttgatcTACTCAAGCGTGCTTCCATGACAGATTGTAAGCTCCTGCCTACCCTTGCTGATGGTTCTCAATACTGGTCTGTGGTTGGTGCTTCGCAGTATTGTACTTTGACTCGTCTTGACATTGCTTTTTCTGTCAACAAAGCCTGCCAATACATGCACTCTCCTACTGAGTATCACTTGTTAGTTGTTAACCGTATATTACGTTATCTTGCTGGTACTATCACTCATGGTCTTCTCTATAATTCGTCCCCTGATTTGTCTGTTACATGTTTTACGGATGCTGAGTGGGCTTCATGCCCCAATGACCACCACAGTACTAGTGCCTTTTGTATCTTTCTTGGTATGAATATTGTCTCCTGGTCTTCTTACAAACAAAAGATTGTTTCTCGCTCTAGTATTGAATCTAATTATCGGATTTTGGCTAATGGTACTGCTGAGTTGCTCTcactataa